A region of Lepeophtheirus salmonis chromosome 13, UVic_Lsal_1.4, whole genome shotgun sequence DNA encodes the following proteins:
- the fal gene encoding deoxynucleoside triphosphate triphosphohydrolase SAMHD1 isoform X3 — translation MDELVHEGIKSSNIHDYISFPELCVCIIDTPEFQRLRRLRQLGVTHYVYPNATHTRFQHCLGVGHLAGEFARCIQRQDPNLVSDVDILCLQIAGLCHDLGHGPFSHLWEVFMSRANAKQKWTHEENSIKIFDKLIEKNGLGPLFKKNGLNENDIIFIKEAIGGPLGDDGRTYKGRGPEKYFLYEIVANKTTGIDVDKLDYFQRDEYYLNVGTVFKYKRLVHFMKVFEVNGKNRLCIRDKEAKCLSDIFMDRSRLHDRAYQHRVVQNIQQMVLDALILAEPVITIKNSKKKMISLSEATHDLDAFQLLVDDYIFFKIMDSDDPRIVPAQNLLRRIETRDFYSLVSEWTPPHGLTLSKKLNLNKMLDVFTQVHPIPDSWGLSIKDFGLAYKVIDLGEGDKKRKVIFYDKNNCITNEIGIHGLINVPSVTLYFLMKESSQIINPNVHEIVRKWIRYLENNIESCLTDM, via the exons ATGGATGAACTCGTGCATGAGGGAATCAAGTCTTCtaa TATTCACGACTATATATCATTCCCTGAACTTTGTGTGTGTATAATTGATACTCCAGAATTCCAAAGACTTCGAAGATTAAGGCAACTCGGTGTCACGCATTACGTGTATCCTAATGCAACTCATACTCGTTTTCAACATTGTCTTGGAGTTGGACATCTTGCTGGAGAATTTGCTAGGTGTATTCAGCGGCAAGATCCAAATTTGGTTTCAGATGTAGATATCTTATGCTTACAAATAGCAGGGCTTTGTCATGATTTAG GTCACGGCCCATTTTCACATTTATGGGAAGTTTTTATGAGCAGGGCAAATGCTAAGCAAAAGTGGACTCATGAAGAAAATTCCATTAAGATTTTTGATAAGCTCATTGAGAAAAATGGACTTGGacctctttttaaaaagaatggcTTAAACgaaaatgatatcatttttattaaagaagcaATTGGTGGACCTCTTGGAGATGATGGACGAACATACAAAGGCCGAGGTccagagaaatattttttgtatgaaattgtTGCAAATAAAACGACGG GTATTGACGTCGACAAATTAGACTATTTTCAAAGGGATGAATATTATCTAAATGTTGGCACGGTTTTTAAGTACAAAAGACTTGTTCATTTCATGAAAGTTTTTGAAGTAAATGGGAAAAATCGACTATGTATTAGAGATAAAGAAGCCAAATGCCTGAGTGATATTTTTATGGACCGTTCTCGTCTACATGATCGAGCTTATCAACATAGAGTTgttcaaaatattcaacaaatgGTTCTGGATGCACTTATCTTAGCTGAACCTGTGATTACaataaaaaactctaaaaaaaaaatgatttcattgtCGGAAGCTACCCACGATCTTGATGCCTTTCAACTATTGGTTgatgactatatattttttaagataatggACTCTGATGATCCTAGGATTGTACCTGCACAAAATTTACTTAGAAGGATAGAAACGAGAGACTTCTACTCATTGGTGTCAGAATGGACTCCTCCTCATGGACTGACGctgagtaaaaaattaaatttaaacaaaatgttgGATGTTTTTACTCAAGTACATCCTATCCCTGACTCTTGGGGTTTGTCAATCAAAGATTTTGGACTTGCCTACAAAGTTATTGATCTCGGTGAAGGAGATAAGAAGCGCaaa gTTATATTCTATGATAAGAATAATTGTATCACAAATGAAATTGGCATTCATGGTTTGATAAATGTTCCCTCCGTAACTCTTTATTTCCTGATGAAAGAGTCTTCCCAGATAATTAATCCAAATGTTCACGAAATTGTCCGAAAATGGATAAGatacttagaaaataatatagagTCATGCTTGACTGATATGTGA
- the fal gene encoding deoxynucleoside triphosphate triphosphohydrolase SAMHD1 isoform X2 translates to MEIAMSIIVIPQYIIHDYISFPELCVCIIDTPEFQRLRRLRQLGVTHYVYPNATHTRFQHCLGVGHLAGEFARCIQRQDPNLVSDVDILCLQIAGLCHDLGHGPFSHLWEVFMSRANAKQKWTHEENSIKIFDKLIEKNGLGPLFKKNGLNENDIIFIKEAIGGPLGDDGRTYKGRGPEKYFLYEIVANKTTGIDVDKLDYFQRDEYYLNVGTVFKYKRLVHFMKVFEVNGKNRLCIRDKEAKCLSDIFMDRSRLHDRAYQHRVVQNIQQMVLDALILAEPVITIKNSKKKMISLSEATHDLDAFQLLVDDYIFFKIMDSDDPRIVPAQNLLRRIETRDFYSLVSEWTPPHGLTLSKKLNLNKMLDVFTQVHPIPDSWGLSIKDFGLAYKVIDLGEGDKKRKVIFYDKNNCITNEIGIHGLINVPSVTLYFLMKESSQIINPNVHEIVRKWIRYLENNIESCLTDM, encoded by the exons ATGGAAATCGCAATGTCGATAATAGTTATTCCTCAGTACAT TATTCACGACTATATATCATTCCCTGAACTTTGTGTGTGTATAATTGATACTCCAGAATTCCAAAGACTTCGAAGATTAAGGCAACTCGGTGTCACGCATTACGTGTATCCTAATGCAACTCATACTCGTTTTCAACATTGTCTTGGAGTTGGACATCTTGCTGGAGAATTTGCTAGGTGTATTCAGCGGCAAGATCCAAATTTGGTTTCAGATGTAGATATCTTATGCTTACAAATAGCAGGGCTTTGTCATGATTTAG GTCACGGCCCATTTTCACATTTATGGGAAGTTTTTATGAGCAGGGCAAATGCTAAGCAAAAGTGGACTCATGAAGAAAATTCCATTAAGATTTTTGATAAGCTCATTGAGAAAAATGGACTTGGacctctttttaaaaagaatggcTTAAACgaaaatgatatcatttttattaaagaagcaATTGGTGGACCTCTTGGAGATGATGGACGAACATACAAAGGCCGAGGTccagagaaatattttttgtatgaaattgtTGCAAATAAAACGACGG GTATTGACGTCGACAAATTAGACTATTTTCAAAGGGATGAATATTATCTAAATGTTGGCACGGTTTTTAAGTACAAAAGACTTGTTCATTTCATGAAAGTTTTTGAAGTAAATGGGAAAAATCGACTATGTATTAGAGATAAAGAAGCCAAATGCCTGAGTGATATTTTTATGGACCGTTCTCGTCTACATGATCGAGCTTATCAACATAGAGTTgttcaaaatattcaacaaatgGTTCTGGATGCACTTATCTTAGCTGAACCTGTGATTACaataaaaaactctaaaaaaaaaatgatttcattgtCGGAAGCTACCCACGATCTTGATGCCTTTCAACTATTGGTTgatgactatatattttttaagataatggACTCTGATGATCCTAGGATTGTACCTGCACAAAATTTACTTAGAAGGATAGAAACGAGAGACTTCTACTCATTGGTGTCAGAATGGACTCCTCCTCATGGACTGACGctgagtaaaaaattaaatttaaacaaaatgttgGATGTTTTTACTCAAGTACATCCTATCCCTGACTCTTGGGGTTTGTCAATCAAAGATTTTGGACTTGCCTACAAAGTTATTGATCTCGGTGAAGGAGATAAGAAGCGCaaa gTTATATTCTATGATAAGAATAATTGTATCACAAATGAAATTGGCATTCATGGTTTGATAAATGTTCCCTCCGTAACTCTTTATTTCCTGATGAAAGAGTCTTCCCAGATAATTAATCCAAATGTTCACGAAATTGTCCGAAAATGGATAAGatacttagaaaataatatagagTCATGCTTGACTGATATGTGA
- the fal gene encoding deoxynucleoside triphosphate triphosphohydrolase SAMHD1 isoform X1, with translation MPYPVENSADGARAVVKGGFQYKMNEKKMTRKIEDAKDGNRNVDNSYSSVHVCGKLVASNLSEVILHSLSLSDSEKKIKEPYRSEFKNTRGYFEMSSDESKVFNDCIHDYISFPELCVCIIDTPEFQRLRRLRQLGVTHYVYPNATHTRFQHCLGVGHLAGEFARCIQRQDPNLVSDVDILCLQIAGLCHDLGHGPFSHLWEVFMSRANAKQKWTHEENSIKIFDKLIEKNGLGPLFKKNGLNENDIIFIKEAIGGPLGDDGRTYKGRGPEKYFLYEIVANKTTGIDVDKLDYFQRDEYYLNVGTVFKYKRLVHFMKVFEVNGKNRLCIRDKEAKCLSDIFMDRSRLHDRAYQHRVVQNIQQMVLDALILAEPVITIKNSKKKMISLSEATHDLDAFQLLVDDYIFFKIMDSDDPRIVPAQNLLRRIETRDFYSLVSEWTPPHGLTLSKKLNLNKMLDVFTQVHPIPDSWGLSIKDFGLAYKVIDLGEGDKKRKVIFYDKNNCITNEIGIHGLINVPSVTLYFLMKESSQIINPNVHEIVRKWIRYLENNIESCLTDM, from the exons aaaaaaaaatgacaagaaaAATAGAAGACGCCAAGGATGGAAATCGCAATGTCGATAATAGTTATTCCTCAGTACATGTATGTGGTAAATTAGTTGCCTCGAATCTTTCAGAAGTTATTCTGCATAGTTTGTCGCTCAGTGactctgagaaaaaaataaaagaaccttACCGTagtgaatttaaaaatacaagagGATATTTTGAAATGAGTAGTGATGAGTCTAAAGTTTTTAACGATTG TATTCACGACTATATATCATTCCCTGAACTTTGTGTGTGTATAATTGATACTCCAGAATTCCAAAGACTTCGAAGATTAAGGCAACTCGGTGTCACGCATTACGTGTATCCTAATGCAACTCATACTCGTTTTCAACATTGTCTTGGAGTTGGACATCTTGCTGGAGAATTTGCTAGGTGTATTCAGCGGCAAGATCCAAATTTGGTTTCAGATGTAGATATCTTATGCTTACAAATAGCAGGGCTTTGTCATGATTTAG GTCACGGCCCATTTTCACATTTATGGGAAGTTTTTATGAGCAGGGCAAATGCTAAGCAAAAGTGGACTCATGAAGAAAATTCCATTAAGATTTTTGATAAGCTCATTGAGAAAAATGGACTTGGacctctttttaaaaagaatggcTTAAACgaaaatgatatcatttttattaaagaagcaATTGGTGGACCTCTTGGAGATGATGGACGAACATACAAAGGCCGAGGTccagagaaatattttttgtatgaaattgtTGCAAATAAAACGACGG GTATTGACGTCGACAAATTAGACTATTTTCAAAGGGATGAATATTATCTAAATGTTGGCACGGTTTTTAAGTACAAAAGACTTGTTCATTTCATGAAAGTTTTTGAAGTAAATGGGAAAAATCGACTATGTATTAGAGATAAAGAAGCCAAATGCCTGAGTGATATTTTTATGGACCGTTCTCGTCTACATGATCGAGCTTATCAACATAGAGTTgttcaaaatattcaacaaatgGTTCTGGATGCACTTATCTTAGCTGAACCTGTGATTACaataaaaaactctaaaaaaaaaatgatttcattgtCGGAAGCTACCCACGATCTTGATGCCTTTCAACTATTGGTTgatgactatatattttttaagataatggACTCTGATGATCCTAGGATTGTACCTGCACAAAATTTACTTAGAAGGATAGAAACGAGAGACTTCTACTCATTGGTGTCAGAATGGACTCCTCCTCATGGACTGACGctgagtaaaaaattaaatttaaacaaaatgttgGATGTTTTTACTCAAGTACATCCTATCCCTGACTCTTGGGGTTTGTCAATCAAAGATTTTGGACTTGCCTACAAAGTTATTGATCTCGGTGAAGGAGATAAGAAGCGCaaa gTTATATTCTATGATAAGAATAATTGTATCACAAATGAAATTGGCATTCATGGTTTGATAAATGTTCCCTCCGTAACTCTTTATTTCCTGATGAAAGAGTCTTCCCAGATAATTAATCCAAATGTTCACGAAATTGTCCGAAAATGGATAAGatacttagaaaataatatagagTCATGCTTGACTGATATGTGA